One genomic window of Corticium candelabrum chromosome 21, ooCorCand1.1, whole genome shotgun sequence includes the following:
- the LOC134196770 gene encoding uncharacterized protein LOC134196770, protein MDILFKIDGEVEDALTHLGRQESSFERVHERLENIEDKMEQVTRHRLPSKRRTKSKAATIAARMMRCKICHLLSRSPIAVCICCRQWLGCERCTSQCGRCPFCNATWSDDKRPLSLRGFDDMRELKKEMRNELGSDVAHDDSSSDTELPIMLPSATTQGADASSSHGLTADVNVRADNESPEIIE, encoded by the coding sequence ATGGATATCCTTTTCAAGATCGATGGTGAAGTAGAAGACGCGCTAACTCATCTCGGCCGCCAGGAGTCCAGCTTCGAACGAGTACACGAGCGACTCGAGAACATCGAAGACAAGATGGAGCAAGTGACTCGCCATCGGTTGCCATCGAAACGACGCACTAAATCGAAAGCAGCGACAATAGCAGCGAGAATGATGCGTTGCAAGATTtgccacctgctcagcagaagTCCGATAGCAGTGTGTATTTGCTGCCGACAATGGCTCGGCTGCGAACGTTGCACTTCTCAATGCGGGCGTTGCCCATTCTGCAACGCTACGTGGTCAGACGACAAACGTCCGCTGTCTCTTCGCGGTTTCGACGACATGAGAGAGCTCAAAAAAGAAATGCGAAATGAACTTGGGAGCGACGTAGCTCACGACGACAgctcgtcggacacggaactaccGATCATGTTAccatctgccacaacccaaggtgCCGATGCCTCCTCGTCACACggcttgactgcagatgtgaacgtacgcGCCGACAATGAGAGCCCAGAGATTATCGAGTGA
- the LOC134196659 gene encoding 52 kDa repressor of the inhibitor of the protein kinase-like, whose product MKLMADDIIQQIVDNVKSSPFFAVLADEVRDVSGWEQLAVSLRYMKDNKAEEKLIKFIACSSGTGSSICAEIRNALKKLGLDETRCRAQAYDGAGAMSGHLNGCQKNFRDHVPRAQYYHCCSHQLNLALTKSCNVSEVHCMLSDLKAVGLFFKYSPKRQRTLEQSVEQENTKRTSAGEKPIRAQKLKLLCETRWVERHTALKDFRDMYFALVHYLQVISGQIIATPTAASKYDAKSVTEANGLLRSITSDSFIVALHCCTYLFGYTKCLSVLLQGSQLDVLEAYGEINQVLGLLEEIRSNSEREFSSIFASASAVTSRVLDQDHPQVPRLAARQTLRSNHPASTPESYWRRAVFIPFIDSMISELGSRFTDMSHASVQGLLLLPKHCQSLTPHHQTAILKAYAPDLPDDSTFEAEIRRWKRKWEYAGAATLPTGVTETRVL is encoded by the coding sequence ATGAAATTGATGGCAGATGACATAATTCAGCAAATAGTGGATAATGTAAAAAGTAGTCCCTTTTTTGCTGTGCTGGCAGATGAAGTAAGAGATGTAAGTGGGTGGGAGCAGTTGGCAGTGTCTCTTAGATACATGAAGGACAACAAGGCAGAAGAGAAGTTGATTAAGTTCATTGCTTGCAGCTCTGGGACAGGTAGTAGCATCTGTGCTGAGATACGGAATGCCTTGAAGAAGCTTGGTCTTGATGAAACACGTTGTCGAGCCCAGGCCTATGATGGTGCTGGTGCTATGTCTGGCCACCTTAACGGTTGCCAGAAGAATTTTCGAGACCATGTACCCCGGGCACAGTACTATCACTGCTGCAGTCACCAACTGAACTTGGCGTTGACAAAGTCTTGTAATGTGTCTGAAGTTCACTGCATGCTTTCCGACTTGAAGGCTGTTGGGCTCTTCTTCAAGTACTCCCCAAAACGGCAACGTACATTAGAGCAGAGTGTTGAACAAGAAAACACCAAGCGGACATCTGCCGGTGAAAAGCCAATCAGAGCTCAGAAGCTAAAGCTACTGTGTGAAACTCGCTGGGTAGAACGGCATACTGCCTTAAAAGACTTCAGAGATATGTACTTTGCCTTAGTCCACTACCTCCAAGTTATTTCAGGCCAGATCATTGCCACTCCAACTGCTGCCTCTAAGTACGATGCGAAGTCTGTCACTGAGGCAAATGGCCTCCTCCGCTCGATAACGTCAGATTCATTCATCGTAGCTCTGCACTGCTGCACATATCTGTTCGGTTACACAAAGTGTCTGAGTGTTCTACTGCAAGGATCGCAATTGGATGTGCTGGAGGCATATGGTGAAATCAACCAAGTTCTAGGTCTGTTAGAAGAGATCAGAAGTAACAGTGAGAGAGAATTCTCTTCAATTTTCGCCTCTGCATCAGCAGTTACATCCCGTGTCTTAGACCAAGACCATCCACAAGTTCCTCGCTTAGCTGCACGACAGACACTACGCAGCAATCATCCTGCATCAACTCCAGAGAGCTACTGGCGGAGAGCTGTCTTCATTCCATTCATTGACAGCATGATCAGTGAACTTGGCAGTAGGTTCACTGACATGAGCCATGCATCAGTGCAAGGACTGCTGCTCCTGCCAAAACACTGCCAGAGCCTCACTCCTCACCACCAGACAGCTATCCTGAAGGCTTATGCTCCAGATTTGCCTGATGACTCAACTTTCGAGGCCGAGATACGCCGATGGAAGAGGAAGTGGGAGTATGCAGGTGCTGCTACCTTACCAACCGGTGTTACAGAGACGCGGGTGCTGTGA
- the LOC134196441 gene encoding dye-decolorizing peroxidase YfeX-like, with translation MQVCFLVKMQEAWIGRAKADSVELKYKPKSSHVARIVGGVEFARPKPFQIVRQSMPYGTISGEAGLFFIGYASSPKNFEFMLNRMVGADPDGLSDDIMRFTRCVAGNYWYFPPKGDLKKLA, from the coding sequence ATGCAGGTTTGTTTTTTAGTGAAAATGCAAGAGGCATGGATTGGTCGAGCAAAGGCAGACAGTGTTGAGCTGAAGTACAAGCCAAAGTCTTCTCATGTTGCACGTATAGTCGGAGGAGTAGAATTTGCACGCCCAAAGCCGTTTCAAATTGTTCGCCAGTCAATGCCATATGGAACAATCTCTGGTGAAGCTGGTTTGTTTTTTATTGGGTATGCTAGTTCACCCAAAAATTTTGAGTTTATGCTCAATCGCATGGTTGGTGCTGATCCTGATGGTCTAAGTGATGACATCATGAGATTCACCAGGTGTGTTGCTGGAAACTACTGGTACTTTCCTCCTAAGGGTGATCTGAAGAAGCTGGCTTAG
- the LOC134196738 gene encoding dye-decolorizing peroxidase YfeX-like → MPSTGGDIFIHAKSDSYSNLFELAKQVVGAFPPNSIDKFEDVFSFVYENGKDLSGFIDGTENPADEDDRKAVAVDHNGGSYVITQRWIHNLDLIKNTQGMTMYYCQYILIHFISNSNFFAF, encoded by the exons ATGCCATCAACTG GTGGTGATATCTTCATTCATGCCAAGAGTGACAGTTACAGTAACTTATTTGAGCTTGCTAAACAAGTGGTTGGTGCTTTCCCACCAAACAGTATTGACAAATTTGAAGATGTATTCAGTTTTGTGTACGAAAATGGAAAGGATTTGTCTGGGTTTATTGATG GAACTGAGAACCCTGCTGATGAAGATGATAGAaaagctgttgctgttgatcataATGGTGGAAGCTATGTCATCACACAGCGTTGGATTCATAATCTTGATTTAATAAAGAACACTCAAGGTATGACGATGTACTACTGTCAATACATCTTGATTCATTTTATTTCGAACAGTAACTTCTTTGCATTTTGA